The sequence aaagctgaaaagtgaTTCGTAGAAGATCTCCCAAACACTATCTAACTTGTTAAGAGCTGAGAGCAGCAGATAAGAATTGACTATACTGTTCAATACATTGTAGAGATAAATGGTAGCTACATTCATGAATTCAGTTTGACTCAATAGTCTTCATCACAGAACGAAGTTCATTTAGCGGATCACTtcttattaaaaaaatgttCATCTCATAAAATACAGAAAACGCCTGAGAAAATAGAATAATAGAAAACACAATGGGAAGTTGACATGATTTGAACAGACAAGAGTATAGATAAAACTGAATGGGGAGAGAATAGTATTAACCTGTCAAACTCGGTAATGGCAGCATGATCTTCTTTACCAGCCTTTCCAAGCTTGTACACCTTCTTGTTCATTTCAGTACGGTGATGGTATCCATTCTGTCCAGCCCTGGCAACAGTGAATGAAACTCTGGCAGGGTGCCAAGCTCCGATACAAGCAACCTTGCGAAGACCCCTGTGAGTTTTGCGGGGAAGACGAGTAACACCCCATCGGGTAACAACACCTTCATAACCTTTACCCTTTGTGACACCAATAATGTCTATCATTTCATCTTTCTGGAAGACAGCATCAACAGGGATCTGCTTCTCAAAGAAACCGTATGCATAGTCAACCTTTTGGGCAATAGTTCCACCATTCACTTGAATTTCCATCAAATGTGCCTTCTTTTGCTTCAGCCCTTTCATTTTCCTTATCTGCATAATTAATACATGATATTCATTAGAATAATCTGACAATTGTCGAAAACCGGTGCTTTCACAAAAAATAGTCAACTGTTGCATGGAAAGAAAACATTTAGGAGATAAACCCAAACCGAGCCATGAAGTATATTCTAAATCAATTGATGCAACATTCCTACTGCGTAATTTTAAAAGTGCATAGACAAATAAAACAGAGTTTTAATACAATGTACGAAGCCAAATAAGGCATTCCTATATGCCACTGGACAAAGCACTAATTTTTGGCTCAGTAGTTTTCCCAAGCCATCAACACATTGTAAATGAAATTATGATTCAAAGCCTATTTACATTAAGAACACATAATCCAGCGCTAAGTCAAATTCAAGACACAACTGAAATTTAAAAACAGTAATAAGATCGAGTTGATACCTGAGTATGAGCAAGCACACGAACAACAGAAGAATATTTTTTCAGTTTCTCCAACTGTGATTGGAGATCCTTCTTCCCCTCATCAGCATCCAGTTTCTTGGCATACTTGGTAAAGGCCTTCTTCTTGGATTTGCACCAGTTCTTGTAAAACCTTCTCTTAACCTCCTCGCTGAGATGCTGTGCCCAAACAGTGTTAAGACAACGAAGGCCACGAGGAGTCTTCACATAACCAACCACTCCAACAACCACCATAGGAGGTGTTTCAACAATAGTGACAGCCTCACAAGTCTCTTTCTTATGCAGTTCTACAAATAGATCAaagcaaattttattttagcttAAAACAATTAGTTAACTcacaactaaataaaataacagtCAAACACAAAAGCAGGCATGTTTTCTGTGAGAGGGAACAAGAACACAAAGCATCAATAAAAAGAGTAAAATATGCAAAACGAAAGTACAAGTTCAGCACGAAGTAAATATcacaattttgttgaaaataacagaaggaaaaaaatttgtttaacaCACAGCTGAAGATACATTACAGATAAAAGATCAATGCTAATTTGACCAAAATGCAAACAAGAATTGCCTTCCACAAGAAACAGTACATTGCACCAGGAAAAAGTTTTGCGATTTAAATTAGTAGGAACTTTTGTAAAAGGAACTAACTAGGAGAAATAAAAGTCTAAAATCACGAGTAAGATATAAGAGCATGCTATTTATAGAGCTGCTCCGGCACCGGAGAGCTCAGCTATTTGGAAAGAATTATTATACTTGCTGAGCTTGCCACCAATAACAAAGTAACACAATAGACACTCAGTAGAAATTTCAGATAGAAACATTACTTGATCCGGGTTTCTCAACTTCTCTGACAATGTGAGTCATCCCAGCCTTGTAACCCAAGAAGGCTGTCAGCTTGCAGGGCTTGCTGGGGTCATCCTTGGGAAAAGCCTTCACTGCATAATTCATGGCAAGAAGCAAGAGTGACGATAAGCTACCAAGCAATTATATTGCCTCATACATGAATTAAATACGTCCATTTAACAAGGATAAAGTACATCACAAACTTCAGACTCAGAATTTGGTAATATTTCCAAGATTGTCCAAGAAACTTTCAAATTAATATTGATTAATCCGTAACAAAAACGAGTCGCATTATTCCATAGCTTAATCTGCAAAACAATATTTACCCTTTCCCCTGTGGCG comes from Henckelia pumila isolate YLH828 chromosome 4, ASM3356847v2, whole genome shotgun sequence and encodes:
- the LOC140862914 gene encoding large ribosomal subunit protein uL3, whose translation is MSHRKFEHPRHGSLGFLPRKRAARHRGKVKAFPKDDPSKPCKLTAFLGYKAGMTHIVREVEKPGSKLHKKETCEAVTIVETPPMVVVGVVGYVKTPRGLRCLNTVWAQHLSEEVKRRFYKNWCKSKKKAFTKYAKKLDADEGKKDLQSQLEKLKKYSSVVRVLAHTQIRKMKGLKQKKAHLMEIQVNGGTIAQKVDYAYGFFEKQIPVDAVFQKDEMIDIIGVTKGKGYEGVVTRWGVTRLPRKTHRGLRKVACIGAWHPARVSFTVARAGQNGYHHRTEMNKKVYKLGKAGKEDHAAITEFDRTEKDITPMGGFPHYGVVKDDYLMIKGCCVGPKKRVVTLRQSLLTQTSRVALEEIKLKFIDTSSKFGHGRFQTTQEKQKFYNRVKA